From the Desulfovibrio sp. JC010 genome, one window contains:
- the rpmA gene encoding 50S ribosomal protein L27 yields the protein MAHKKAGGSSKNGRDSNAQRRGVKRFGGQEVLAGNILVRQVGSKVHAGTNVGTGKDWTLFALVDGVVKYEKYIRKNRVKTRVHIVPAEA from the coding sequence ATGGCTCATAAGAAAGCGGGCGGTAGCTCGAAGAACGGTCGCGATAGTAATGCCCAAAGACGTGGTGTTAAACGTTTCGGTGGTCAGGAAGTACTGGCTGGCAACATTCTCGTTCGCCAGGTTGGTAGTAAAGTCCACGCAGGTACAAACGTAGGCACCGGTAAAGACTGGACCCTGTTTGCACTGGTTGACGGTGTTGTGAAGTACGAAAAGTACATTCGCAAAAACCGCGTAAAAACCAGAGTACACATCGTTCCTGCAGAAGCCTAG
- a CDS encoding MBL fold metallo-hydrolase, with translation MEIKIFPLGPLETNCFVITNDNKALVIDPGGDPTPVLSYLKKTGIEVERILNTHLHFDHILGNRALADATGKQIYASNDDLVLMDTQVGRGGLMGFPEVPSFESEHIGEGDTELIGLECKIYSTPGHTPGSLTFHFPALKAAIVGDLIFRRSIGRTDFPYGDTEQLLNSVKEKIFTLPAETELFAGHGPSTSVGDEMNHNPYFSGVHI, from the coding sequence ATGGAAATCAAGATTTTTCCCCTCGGTCCCCTTGAGACCAACTGTTTTGTAATTACCAACGACAACAAGGCACTGGTAATTGATCCGGGCGGCGATCCAACCCCGGTGCTTTCCTATCTGAAAAAAACCGGCATTGAGGTGGAACGCATCCTGAACACCCACCTGCATTTCGACCATATCCTCGGCAACCGCGCGCTGGCCGATGCCACCGGAAAACAGATTTACGCCTCCAATGACGACCTCGTGCTCATGGACACTCAGGTCGGGCGCGGCGGACTGATGGGTTTTCCGGAAGTCCCCTCTTTTGAGAGCGAACACATCGGCGAGGGCGACACTGAGCTTATCGGACTGGAATGTAAAATTTACTCCACTCCCGGTCACACTCCGGGCAGTCTGACCTTTCACTTCCCGGCCCTGAAGGCGGCCATCGTGGGTGATCTAATTTTCCGCCGCTCCATCGGCAGGACTGATTTTCCCTACGGCGATACCGAACAGCTGCTTAATTCAGTAAAAGAAAAAATCTTCACCCTGCCTGCTGAGACAGAACTCTTTGCCGGGCACGGCCCCTCCACATCCGTAGGCGATGAAATGAACCATAATCCGTATTTCAGCGGCGTTCATATTTAG
- a CDS encoding ComF family protein yields the protein MFSRFIHFFSPSGVLKSLKNGLRERRCPACLKIHYGKGLCAECSAGMAARPENVCIICGEELNSPDAAELPCISCQTVPRNFSRLYFYGLHEGLLREMILSWKFNNQYGFNAPFQQFIGNLCETIPDTNRPQLIIPVPLHPSRLRERGFNQSLILAQGASTAFMTKLSDKALLRRRKTIPQTRLSGADRRKNLHSAFIADPALVADNNILLVDDVYTTGSTVDECARTLLEAGAARVEVMTLSRALI from the coding sequence ATGTTCTCACGATTTATCCATTTTTTCTCACCCTCAGGTGTACTGAAAAGTTTGAAAAACGGGCTGCGCGAAAGACGTTGTCCGGCCTGCCTGAAAATTCATTACGGCAAAGGACTGTGCGCAGAATGCTCAGCCGGCATGGCAGCAAGACCTGAAAATGTCTGCATAATCTGTGGCGAAGAACTGAACTCTCCGGATGCGGCAGAACTGCCCTGTATATCCTGCCAGACTGTGCCGCGCAATTTCAGCAGACTTTATTTCTACGGACTGCATGAAGGGCTGCTGCGTGAAATGATCCTCAGCTGGAAATTCAACAACCAGTACGGCTTCAATGCACCGTTCCAGCAATTTATCGGCAACCTTTGCGAGACCATACCGGACACAAACCGCCCGCAACTGATTATTCCCGTTCCCCTGCATCCTTCCAGACTGCGTGAACGCGGTTTCAACCAGTCCCTGATTCTTGCGCAGGGGGCAAGTACTGCCTTCATGACAAAACTTTCTGACAAAGCCCTGCTCCGTAGACGAAAGACCATCCCCCAGACCAGACTGAGCGGAGCGGACAGGCGCAAGAACCTTCACAGCGCGTTCATTGCCGACCCCGCCCTTGTGGCCGACAATAACATCCTGCTCGTGGATGACGTGTACACCACCGGATCAACAGTGGATGAATGCGCACGCACCCTGCTTGAAGCAGGAGCCGCGCGGGTGGAAGTCATGACCCTTTCGCGGGCCTTGATCTAA
- a CDS encoding ABC transporter permease produces MLDIAFKILSKFAWVSVIFIGITVISFWVIHLAPGSPTDMETTLNPTATIETRQKLEKLYGLDKPIHEQYINWVTRLVKFDFGMSMSGDRRPVWDRIKERLPLTFGMNMASLFLTLLIAVPIGMYSAWKQDGWFDRSMTVLVFIGFAVPGFWLALLLMLWLGIYYPVFPISGLTSLDYELLSPWGKFVDLARHLALPIFIYTFGSLAGMSRFMRSSMLEVLRQDYITTAKAKGLPMRKVLFKHALRNGLLPVITILGLSIPGLIGGSVIIESIFALPGLGQLFYGAVMARDYSLIMGSLVLGAMLTLAGNLLADMAYGLADPRIRAGGQD; encoded by the coding sequence ATGCTGGACATTGCCTTTAAAATTCTTTCCAAATTCGCATGGGTTTCTGTGATTTTCATCGGTATCACGGTGATCAGCTTCTGGGTTATCCACCTTGCGCCCGGCTCACCTACAGATATGGAAACCACCCTGAACCCCACAGCCACAATCGAAACCCGCCAGAAGCTGGAAAAACTGTACGGGCTGGATAAACCCATACACGAGCAATACATCAACTGGGTTACCCGGCTGGTAAAATTCGACTTCGGCATGTCCATGTCCGGGGACCGCCGCCCGGTCTGGGACCGCATTAAGGAACGGCTGCCGCTCACCTTCGGCATGAATATGGCTTCCCTTTTCCTCACCTTGTTGATCGCCGTACCCATCGGCATGTATTCGGCGTGGAAGCAGGACGGCTGGTTTGACCGCTCCATGACCGTACTGGTCTTCATCGGCTTTGCAGTGCCGGGTTTCTGGCTGGCCCTGCTGCTCATGCTCTGGCTGGGCATTTACTATCCGGTCTTTCCAATTTCGGGGCTGACCTCCCTTGATTACGAACTGCTTTCCCCGTGGGGAAAATTTGTTGATCTGGCCCGCCATCTGGCCCTGCCCATATTTATATATACATTCGGAAGCCTTGCGGGCATGTCCCGATTCATGCGCTCCTCCATGCTGGAAGTGCTGCGGCAGGACTACATCACTACCGCCAAGGCCAAGGGACTGCCCATGCGCAAGGTGCTTTTCAAACACGCGCTGCGCAACGGTTTACTCCCGGTGATCACCATCCTCGGCCTGTCCATTCCCGGACTAATCGGCGGCAGTGTGATCATTGAATCCATCTTCGCCCTGCCCGGCCTGGGGCAGCTTTTCTACGGGGCGGTCATGGCCCGCGACTATTCGCTGATCATGGGCTCGCTGGTGCTCGGTGCCATGCTGACCCTTGCGGGCAACCTGCTGGCCGATATGGCCTACGGACTGGCCGATCCACGCATCCGCGCAGGAGGTCAGGACTGA
- a CDS encoding AAA family ATPase — translation MLELLRIRDLALIEDAEIEFSAGMNVLTGETGAGKSFILRAIDFLTGQKMRPDMVRPGKEQAFVEALFIHPDGTESIVRRVLSAETGRSRVYVNDKLSSQTTIRDMGASMILHTSQHAQQKLLQPAYQCRMLDTFLADTSLPEKKDAILTALRNLLTQKEELKERSASLLEKKDFLEFQHTEIEKVAPYPGEEDELLEKKNTLRAQEDAGKCIQNAMDIMRGPLDVAGGVSALGAEMERICELFPEYGQDRETVIEFKHFLDELAGKLRAQPLDFDSGESIDDIESRLYDLSKLKRKLGRTLDQIVDLQQEIQENLDFLDSCALELAQIEKKEKELVEQLSTALDKLGSAREVAAKKLTDRVVAELKGLGFSEHVQVQFEFQPHELYPGLNEMRGRLMWIPNPGQAAQPLDKIASGGELSRFLLAITGLQGESEKPTLIFDEVDSGIGGHTLNRVGEKMQELADRQQLIVITHWPQLAKLAERHFLIHKGVVNKETFTTCRQLGSIEVETELARMAGEE, via the coding sequence ATGCTGGAACTGCTCAGAATACGCGACCTCGCGCTCATTGAAGATGCTGAAATTGAATTCTCCGCAGGCATGAACGTGCTCACCGGGGAAACCGGAGCCGGTAAATCATTCATCCTGCGGGCCATAGACTTCCTGACCGGGCAGAAAATGCGCCCGGACATGGTTCGCCCCGGCAAGGAGCAGGCTTTTGTGGAAGCCCTGTTCATCCATCCCGACGGCACGGAATCCATTGTCCGCCGGGTGCTCTCAGCTGAAACGGGCCGCAGCCGGGTTTATGTCAACGACAAGCTCAGTTCGCAGACCACCATCCGCGACATGGGCGCGTCCATGATTCTGCACACCAGCCAGCACGCCCAGCAGAAACTGCTCCAGCCCGCTTACCAATGCCGCATGCTGGACACTTTTCTTGCCGATACCTCTCTGCCCGAAAAGAAAGACGCTATCCTGACCGCACTGCGCAATTTGTTAACCCAGAAGGAAGAGCTGAAAGAACGTTCCGCCTCCCTGCTGGAGAAAAAAGATTTTCTGGAATTTCAACACACTGAAATTGAAAAAGTTGCCCCCTACCCCGGTGAAGAAGACGAATTGCTGGAAAAGAAAAACACCCTGCGCGCTCAGGAGGATGCGGGAAAATGCATCCAGAACGCCATGGACATCATGCGCGGTCCGCTGGATGTGGCAGGCGGGGTATCAGCCCTCGGCGCGGAAATGGAACGCATCTGTGAGCTTTTCCCGGAATACGGACAGGACCGGGAAACGGTCATTGAGTTCAAACATTTCTTGGACGAACTGGCCGGAAAACTTCGCGCCCAGCCGCTCGATTTTGATTCCGGGGAATCCATAGATGACATTGAATCGCGGCTCTACGATCTTTCCAAACTAAAACGCAAACTGGGCCGCACCCTTGACCAAATTGTGGACCTGCAACAGGAAATTCAGGAAAACCTCGACTTCCTCGATTCATGCGCCCTTGAGCTTGCCCAGATTGAAAAAAAAGAAAAAGAACTGGTGGAGCAGCTTTCCACGGCCCTCGACAAACTGGGTTCGGCCCGTGAAGTCGCTGCCAAAAAGCTCACTGACCGCGTGGTTGCAGAGCTTAAGGGTCTGGGCTTTTCCGAGCATGTGCAGGTCCAGTTTGAATTCCAGCCCCATGAGCTTTATCCGGGCTTAAACGAAATGCGCGGCCGCTTGATGTGGATTCCCAACCCCGGTCAGGCCGCCCAGCCGCTGGACAAAATCGCATCCGGCGGTGAACTTTCCCGCTTCCTGCTGGCAATCACCGGACTGCAGGGCGAATCCGAAAAACCGACCCTGATCTTCGATGAAGTGGATTCCGGCATCGGCGGCCACACCCTGAACCGGGTCGGTGAAAAAATGCAGGAACTCGCCGACCGCCAACAGCTCATCGTAATCACCCACTGGCCGCAGCTTGCCAAGCTTGCCGAACGTCATTTCCTGATCCACAAAGGAGTGGTCAACAAGGAAACTTTTACTACCTGCCGCCAGTTGGGTAGCATTGAGGTTGAGACTGAATTGGCGCGGATGGCCGGGGAGGAGTAG
- a CDS encoding flavodoxin family protein, with protein sequence MKQLPVLFKCSHHRKGNSDLAADLFLQGIRKAGGDAEIITLGDMDFKHCIGCLKCRTAENNRCIFADKDGAQELYDKIIEAPFTFFSSPIYFYHLPSRLKTFIDRGQWAFEAATGNSDIFSGLEIRPAYGCLVAGRPKGEKLFEGAELSLKFFLRFFKTELQPAITFRSIDEPQDLQKDGEKCAVLLDAGEQAWKRMVENGS encoded by the coding sequence ATGAAACAGCTTCCGGTTTTATTCAAATGCAGCCATCACCGTAAAGGCAACAGCGACCTTGCTGCCGATCTCTTTCTGCAGGGCATCCGCAAAGCCGGTGGTGACGCGGAAATCATCACCCTCGGCGATATGGATTTTAAGCACTGCATCGGCTGCCTGAAATGCCGTACAGCGGAAAATAACCGCTGCATCTTTGCCGATAAAGACGGGGCGCAGGAATTGTATGATAAAATCATCGAAGCCCCTTTCACTTTTTTCTCCTCTCCCATATACTTCTACCATCTGCCCTCCCGGCTGAAGACATTTATTGACCGGGGACAATGGGCGTTTGAAGCTGCAACAGGCAATTCCGATATCTTCTCCGGGCTGGAAATTCGCCCGGCCTACGGATGCCTTGTGGCCGGAAGACCCAAAGGCGAGAAACTGTTCGAAGGAGCAGAACTTTCGCTCAAATTCTTCCTCAGGTTCTTCAAGACGGAATTACAACCGGCGATAACCTTCCGGTCCATAGACGAACCGCAGGATTTACAAAAAGACGGCGAAAAGTGTGCGGTCCTGCTGGACGCGGGCGAACAGGCATGGAAAAGGATGGTAGAAAATGGGAGCTGA
- a CDS encoding DUF5714 domain-containing protein, whose translation MSFNISEWTRITHDQTPVYIRPESPDWFVPTPSGDALLDSLQQTPGKELSVDDKRFLMRLPDAVETTYPGRYELLQTDTLRELWFHITDNCNMSCSHCLFSSSPQAKRELPTERVLELTDQAEKLGCKMFALTGGEPLVHKGLGEILTRMLEIESSHVAVLTNGLSVEKFFSKHSYDFNRLHLQISVDGIGKTHDKLRGKGMFAALEKSLNWLSDAGIPFTLSMCVTRDNVKEMQDVVEFAARTGASNVHFMWYFVRGRGEPKQFVKPEKIYPHLLEAWEAGERTGVTIDNVEAVKSMIFAPCGTVHDGSTAGWESLAVGPDENLYPSAATVGIDKLATCINDDLEQAWKESSALDELRKSSGKDLPTPFKLLLGGGDTDHSYMHRKSFIGDDPYSELYEKLALELISRKAAQSQPHDTPKLLLKMGDRLDRCSGHGAVALTHTNCLLAVAGNNSLAVVKDFYTEAADTAKEDILNPACYDPALMDHIPERYRFRGYGCGSPIMDAEITEGEHVIDLGSGRGIECFIASKMTGPEGKVTGIDMLDPMLNHAREGQSAVAAKLGYDNMDFRKGYLEILPLDDDAADLLLSNCVLNLSTDKRRTFAEMFRVLAPGGRLTISDVVCETEPGPEIRNDDTLHGECIAGAQTQKNLCGLLEEAGFESLIMIKRFPYRTVGGHQFFSLTFSARKPMESETVKAVYRGPLKTAVTPGGNILIPGTVTELPQQEANLLGEQLFIINNEGAVDNIFIGESCCCPTPDSFDKPEPEKQPAHGHVSLKSMEGCMVCGAQLEYLTEYREMTCAFCGETHEANGHCVDGHFVCDKCHSEDGMAVLPHLLKASTETDLIELMQKARNHPAIPMHGPEHHALVPGVITAAYRNCGGGIDDRVIDTAISRGAKVAGGFCGFMGVCGAAIGVGAAMSAILEATPLTACERSIAQKGTLAALKLIADIEAARCCQRDCWLALKAAAQVSEEVLGLRLKADAHILCDQMKTNKECMGRNCPVIRNSKGNQPPVIQLLGSIADSEKKV comes from the coding sequence TTGTCCTTTAATATCTCAGAGTGGACCCGCATTACCCACGACCAAACTCCTGTTTATATACGACCGGAATCCCCGGACTGGTTTGTTCCCACCCCTTCCGGCGATGCCCTGCTGGACAGTCTTCAGCAGACCCCCGGCAAAGAACTTTCAGTTGACGATAAACGTTTCCTCATGCGCTTACCCGATGCGGTTGAAACCACCTATCCCGGAAGATATGAACTGCTGCAAACCGACACCCTGCGCGAGCTATGGTTTCACATCACGGACAACTGTAATATGTCCTGCTCTCACTGCCTGTTCTCCTCCTCCCCGCAGGCCAAACGGGAATTGCCTACCGAGCGAGTGCTGGAACTGACCGATCAGGCGGAAAAACTGGGCTGTAAAATGTTTGCCCTTACCGGAGGAGAGCCACTGGTCCACAAGGGGCTGGGTGAAATCCTGACCCGCATGCTGGAGATTGAATCCAGTCACGTGGCCGTGCTGACCAACGGACTGTCCGTGGAAAAATTCTTTTCCAAACACAGTTATGATTTCAACCGTCTGCACTTGCAGATCAGCGTGGACGGCATCGGCAAGACCCACGACAAGCTGCGCGGCAAGGGCATGTTTGCGGCTCTTGAAAAATCCCTCAATTGGCTTTCAGATGCAGGTATTCCCTTCACCCTCTCCATGTGCGTGACCAGGGACAATGTGAAAGAAATGCAGGACGTGGTGGAATTCGCCGCCAGAACCGGAGCTTCCAACGTTCATTTCATGTGGTATTTCGTGCGCGGGCGTGGAGAACCCAAACAGTTCGTCAAACCGGAAAAGATATACCCGCACCTGCTGGAAGCATGGGAAGCAGGCGAACGCACCGGGGTGACCATCGATAACGTGGAAGCGGTCAAAAGTATGATTTTTGCCCCCTGCGGCACTGTGCACGACGGGTCAACCGCCGGGTGGGAATCTCTGGCTGTCGGACCGGATGAGAATCTTTACCCTTCCGCCGCCACTGTGGGCATCGACAAGCTAGCCACCTGTATTAATGATGATTTAGAACAGGCATGGAAAGAAAGCAGCGCACTTGACGAACTGCGCAAGAGCAGTGGGAAAGACCTCCCGACACCATTCAAACTGCTGCTTGGCGGCGGTGACACCGACCACAGCTACATGCACAGGAAAAGCTTCATCGGCGATGATCCGTACAGCGAACTTTACGAAAAGCTGGCCCTTGAACTGATTTCCCGCAAGGCTGCCCAGTCGCAGCCGCACGACACCCCGAAGCTGTTGCTGAAAATGGGCGACAGGCTGGACCGCTGCTCCGGACACGGCGCAGTGGCCCTGACCCACACCAACTGTCTGCTGGCCGTGGCCGGGAACAACAGCCTTGCGGTGGTCAAAGATTTCTACACTGAAGCGGCAGATACAGCCAAAGAAGATATCCTCAACCCGGCCTGCTACGACCCTGCGCTCATGGATCACATTCCTGAAAGATACCGCTTCCGGGGCTACGGATGCGGCTCCCCGATCATGGATGCAGAAATTACCGAAGGTGAACATGTGATCGATCTCGGCAGCGGGCGCGGTATTGAATGTTTCATTGCTTCTAAAATGACCGGACCGGAGGGCAAAGTAACCGGAATCGACATGCTCGATCCCATGCTGAACCATGCCCGCGAAGGGCAATCCGCAGTTGCCGCAAAGCTCGGCTACGACAACATGGATTTCCGCAAGGGCTACCTTGAGATCCTGCCCCTTGATGATGACGCAGCCGACCTGCTGCTCTCCAACTGCGTACTCAACCTCTCCACGGACAAGCGGCGCACCTTTGCTGAAATGTTCCGGGTGCTGGCCCCCGGAGGCAGGCTGACCATCTCCGATGTGGTCTGCGAGACTGAACCCGGCCCGGAGATCCGCAATGACGACACCCTGCACGGAGAATGCATCGCCGGAGCCCAGACCCAGAAAAACCTCTGCGGCCTGCTGGAGGAAGCGGGATTCGAATCCCTGATCATGATCAAACGGTTCCCCTACCGCACTGTGGGCGGACACCAGTTCTTCTCGCTGACCTTCTCCGCCCGCAAGCCCATGGAGTCCGAAACAGTAAAGGCCGTTTACCGCGGACCGCTGAAGACTGCCGTCACCCCCGGCGGCAATATCCTCATTCCCGGAACCGTGACCGAACTGCCCCAGCAGGAAGCCAACCTGCTCGGCGAACAGCTGTTCATTATAAATAATGAGGGTGCGGTGGATAATATTTTCATCGGCGAATCCTGCTGCTGCCCCACCCCGGACTCCTTTGACAAGCCGGAACCGGAAAAGCAGCCCGCACACGGCCACGTTTCCCTGAAAAGCATGGAAGGATGCATGGTCTGCGGGGCACAGCTGGAATACCTGACCGAATACCGGGAAATGACCTGCGCTTTCTGCGGTGAAACCCATGAGGCCAACGGACATTGTGTGGACGGACATTTTGTCTGCGATAAATGCCACAGCGAAGACGGCATGGCCGTGTTGCCCCATCTGCTGAAAGCCAGCACAGAGACAGATTTAATTGAACTGATGCAGAAAGCCCGCAACCATCCGGCCATCCCCATGCACGGACCGGAGCATCATGCCCTTGTTCCGGGTGTAATTACCGCTGCTTACAGAAATTGCGGCGGGGGTATTGACGACAGGGTCATAGATACGGCAATATCGCGCGGCGCGAAAGTCGCTGGAGGTTTCTGCGGATTCATGGGAGTCTGCGGAGCAGCCATCGGCGTAGGTGCGGCCATGAGTGCAATACTGGAAGCAACCCCGTTAACAGCGTGCGAACGCTCCATTGCCCAGAAAGGGACCCTCGCAGCCCTTAAATTAATTGCAGACATAGAAGCCGCCCGTTGCTGCCAGCGTGACTGCTGGCTGGCCCTGAAGGCCGCTGCTCAGGTATCCGAAGAGGTTCTGGGCTTGCGGTTAAAGGCGGATGCGCATATACTGTGTGATCAAATGAAAACTAATAAAGAGTGCATGGGACGAAATTGCCCGGTAATACGAAACAGTAAGGGTAATCAACCTCCCGTGATACAACTTCTGGGGTCGATAGCAGATTCTGAAAAAAAAGTTTAA
- the rplU gene encoding 50S ribosomal protein L21: MYAIIETGGKQFRVEEGLELNVQKMDAEAGTKVDLDKILLIGQGEDVKIGAPYVEGAKVSCSIVEHGRDKKIVVFKKRRRKDSQTKQGHRQDYTRIKVEAIQA; the protein is encoded by the coding sequence ATGTATGCAATAATTGAGACTGGCGGCAAGCAGTTCCGCGTTGAAGAAGGTCTGGAACTCAATGTCCAGAAAATGGACGCTGAAGCAGGCACAAAAGTCGATCTGGATAAAATTCTTCTTATTGGTCAGGGCGAAGACGTTAAAATCGGTGCACCTTATGTTGAAGGTGCAAAGGTTTCCTGCTCCATCGTAGAACACGGTCGTGATAAAAAGATCGTTGTTTTCAAGAAAAGACGCAGGAAAGACTCTCAGACCAAACAGGGTCATCGTCAGGACTACACCAGAATCAAAGTGGAAGCCATTCAGGCTTAA
- a CDS encoding ABC transporter permease, with protein MGNKKPLTPPSKFQKYGLLYLGLFLVGTVSLAAVFAPLLTPYDPNALNVDHLLQGPSATHLFGTDALGRDVFARMLYGGRVSLWVGFVAVGISTAIGLALGLAAGYFGGLVDEIIMRGVDVMLCFPSFFLILAVIAFLEPGLTNIMIVIGFTSWMGVARLVRAETLSLRKRDFVQASRLAGAGPIRIMLTHILPNAITPVLVSATLGVAGAILVESSLSFLGLGVQPPDPSWGNLLMDGKEVLEIAPWLSIFPGMAILLTVLGYNLLGEALRDILDPRLKQ; from the coding sequence ATGGGTAATAAAAAACCGCTCACCCCGCCCTCTAAATTTCAGAAATACGGGCTGCTCTACCTTGGTCTTTTCCTCGTGGGAACAGTCTCGCTGGCAGCCGTCTTCGCTCCCCTGCTGACACCTTATGACCCCAACGCGCTCAACGTGGACCATCTGCTGCAGGGACCGAGCGCGACCCATCTCTTCGGCACCGACGCATTGGGGCGGGATGTGTTTGCACGCATGCTTTACGGAGGCCGGGTCTCGCTCTGGGTCGGCTTTGTGGCGGTGGGAATATCCACGGCTATCGGGCTGGCACTGGGACTGGCGGCCGGATATTTCGGCGGACTGGTGGATGAAATCATCATGCGCGGGGTGGACGTAATGCTCTGCTTCCCCTCATTTTTCCTGATCCTTGCGGTCATCGCCTTTCTTGAGCCGGGACTGACCAACATCATGATCGTCATCGGATTTACTTCATGGATGGGCGTGGCAAGGCTGGTCCGCGCGGAAACCCTGTCCCTGCGCAAGCGGGACTTTGTACAGGCCTCCCGGCTGGCCGGGGCCGGACCGATCCGCATCATGCTGACCCACATCCTGCCCAACGCCATCACCCCGGTGCTGGTTTCGGCAACACTGGGCGTGGCCGGGGCAATCCTTGTGGAATCCTCGCTCAGCTTCCTCGGTTTAGGTGTGCAGCCTCCCGACCCTTCATGGGGCAACCTGCTCATGGACGGCAAGGAAGTACTGGAAATCGCCCCGTGGCTGTCAATTTTCCCCGGCATGGCCATCCTGCTGACCGTGCTCGGCTACAACCTGCTCGGCGAAGCCCTGCGTGACATCCTCGACCCCAGACTCAAACAATAA
- a CDS encoding response regulator, translating to MGADNFSGLKVLVAEDSPPMRLVIKTYLGKLGISPQFAENGQEALRMLNEESFDLAFVDVHMPEKDGREVVKKIRKQGLKLPIIAVTTADDPDLLQSCIDSGYNSVLPKPIVKEDVFRLVEKFS from the coding sequence ATGGGAGCTGACAATTTCTCAGGACTGAAGGTGCTGGTGGCGGAAGATTCACCGCCCATGCGACTGGTCATCAAGACCTATCTCGGCAAGCTGGGCATCAGTCCGCAATTTGCTGAAAATGGACAGGAGGCCCTGCGGATGCTCAATGAAGAATCCTTTGATCTGGCCTTTGTGGACGTGCACATGCCAGAAAAGGATGGCCGGGAAGTGGTAAAAAAAATACGCAAACAAGGTCTCAAGCTTCCCATAATAGCCGTGACCACCGCAGACGACCCGGACCTGCTGCAAAGCTGCATTGATTCCGGGTACAACAGCGTCCTGCCCAAGCCGATCGTGAAAGAAGATGTCTTCCGGCTGGTGGAAAAATTCAGCTGA
- a CDS encoding nitroreductase translates to MSKTNPVLDAIYERRSIRKFTDDPVSRKDLTAILEAGRWTPSGLNNQPYRFLVIHDHDARVEPLAECTKYGHIVKAAKLLICVFLDKQAMYSEMKDHQGAGACTQNMMLAAHSLGLGTVWLGQIINDQAAVLEVLGLSTEKYELQAVIALGHPDQKGSSKRNELSEYMLEDF, encoded by the coding sequence ATGAGCAAAACAAATCCGGTTCTCGATGCTATTTATGAACGCCGTTCCATCAGAAAGTTTACCGATGATCCTGTTTCACGCAAAGACCTGACCGCCATTCTGGAGGCCGGACGCTGGACACCCAGCGGCTTGAACAACCAGCCATACCGTTTTCTGGTCATCCATGACCATGACGCACGGGTTGAGCCTCTTGCGGAATGCACCAAGTACGGACACATCGTTAAAGCGGCCAAGCTGCTGATCTGCGTCTTTCTGGATAAGCAGGCCATGTACAGTGAAATGAAGGACCATCAGGGTGCCGGAGCCTGTACCCAGAATATGATGCTGGCCGCGCATTCCCTCGGACTGGGCACGGTCTGGCTGGGCCAGATCATTAATGATCAGGCTGCAGTGCTGGAAGTGCTGGGCTTGTCCACTGAAAAATATGAACTTCAGGCTGTCATCGCGCTTGGTCACCCGGACCAGAAAGGCAGCTCAAAACGAAACGAATTATCAGAATATATGCTGGAGGATTTTTAA